The following coding sequences are from one Streptococcus mitis window:
- a CDS encoding restriction endonuclease subunit S has protein sequence MEEELKPKLRFNNFENPWQQSLLMDQVEIRRGLTYKPSDVRSSGVRVLRSSNIVDDTFILSDDDVFVDKAVVNIPRISNGDILVTAANGSTKLVGKHAIVENLVDNEIVVHGGFMLLFKTEQNYFVNAWMSSNEYKRVLQFVQGGNGAIGNLSSTVLKSMKMSFPSLQEQTAIGSLLRTLDELIASHKENLTNYQCLKATMLSKMFPKVGQTVPEIRFDGFEGDWKEKTLGSLGSVAMNKRIFKDETSENGDIPFYKVGTFGGTADAFISKEKFEEYKEKYPYPEIGDILISASGSIGRTVVYNGEDAYYQDSNIVWLKHDQQLDNLYLKQYYGIIKWSGIEGTTIKRLYNKNILETNIFLPPSVTEQQAIGAYFFTLDNLINSHQEKISQLETLKKKLLQDMFI, from the coding sequence ATGGAAGAAGAACTCAAACCTAAGTTAAGATTTAATAATTTTGAAAATCCTTGGCAGCAATCTTTGCTAATGGACCAAGTAGAAATCCGAAGGGGGCTAACATATAAACCTAGTGATGTGAGGAGTAGTGGTGTTAGAGTTTTGAGGAGTTCAAATATTGTAGATGATACTTTTATATTATCCGATGATGATGTTTTTGTTGATAAGGCTGTAGTAAACATTCCTAGAATAAGTAATGGTGATATTTTAGTAACTGCAGCTAATGGCTCCACAAAACTAGTAGGAAAACATGCAATAGTAGAAAATTTAGTAGATAACGAGATAGTTGTTCATGGCGGGTTCATGCTACTTTTTAAAACTGAGCAGAATTACTTTGTAAATGCCTGGATGAGTTCAAATGAGTATAAACGAGTGTTACAATTTGTACAAGGTGGAAATGGTGCGATTGGAAATTTATCTAGCACAGTATTGAAAAGTATGAAAATGAGCTTTCCTTCACTCCAAGAACAAACCGCCATCGGCTCTCTTTTACGCACTCTCGACGAACTTATAGCAAGCCACAAAGAGAATCTGACCAACTACCAATGTCTCAAGGCGACTATGCTCTCCAAGATGTTTCCGAAAGTTGGTCAGACTGTTCCTGAGATTCGATTCGATGGATTTGAAGGCGATTGGAAAGAAAAGACATTAGGTAGTTTGGGTTCGGTTGCTATGAATAAACGTATTTTTAAAGATGAAACTAGTGAAAATGGCGATATTCCTTTCTATAAGGTTGGAACATTTGGAGGGACTGCTGATGCTTTTATATCCAAAGAAAAATTCGAAGAGTATAAAGAAAAATATCCTTATCCTGAAATAGGCGATATCCTTATATCTGCATCTGGTAGTATTGGAAGAACTGTTGTATACAACGGTGAAGATGCTTATTATCAAGATTCAAATATAGTATGGTTAAAGCATGATCAGCAATTAGATAATTTATATTTGAAACAATATTATGGAATAATAAAATGGTCTGGAATTGAGGGAACAACAATAAAACGACTATACAATAAGAATATATTAGAAACGAATATCTTTTTACCTCCGAGTGTAA